Proteins from one Camelina sativa cultivar DH55 chromosome 8, Cs, whole genome shotgun sequence genomic window:
- the LOC104709579 gene encoding uncharacterized protein LOC104709579 → EVLVIKKTHHHKLALFKEQIEFVCGAKCWKIGTGFPYKCHECDVSFHVNCVWRPSELKPQSEVNHSSHSSHHLKLNTGQPPDYSDGKCRLCGKEIDELYYHCSSCNFTLDMHCVLNPPPETLRDTKAHDHTLILLPRLDSFTCNACGLKGDRSPYLCVQCGFMIHQDCLDLPRVIKTNRHGHRISRTSVLGVVNSICGVCLENMDWTCGGYSCQRCPGYFVHSKCATRSDVWNGEELEGVPEEKEYLDPYVVIEDNTIQHFSHQEHWLRLHVNSVIWEEENKRWCKSRCMYPFMLKMLGTSDSYVCSAGCLFNVLVPTRRRGSIKNVC, encoded by the exons GAGGTTCTTGTCATTAAAAAGACGCATCACCACAAGCTCGCCCTTTTCAAAGAACAAATCGAGTTCGTGTGTGGTGCTAAATGTTGGAAGATTGGTACTGGGTTCCCATATAAATGTCATGAATGTGATGTATCCTTCCATGTGAATTGCGTATGGCGTCCATCAGAGTTAAAACCCCAGTCAGAGGTAAACCACTCTTCCCACTCCTCGCACCATCTTAAGCTTAACACAGGTCAACCACCAGACTATTCTGATGGAAAATGTCGTCTTTGCGGAAAAGAGATTGATGAATTATATTATCATTGTTCTTCGTGCAACTTCACCTTGGATATGCATTGTGTTCTAAACCCACCACCAGAAACTTTGCGTGATACGAAAGCTCATGATCACACACTCATTCTTCTCCCAAGACTCGATTCGTTTACATGTAACGCTTGCGGGTTGAAGGGAGATCGAAGCCCTTACTTATGTGTTCAATGTGGTTTCATGATCCACCAAGACTGTCTTGACCTTCCACGCGTCATAAAGACTAATCGTCATGGTCACCGTATCTCTCGCACTTCTGTTCTTGGTGTTGTGAATTCTATTTGTGGAGTTTGCCTCGAGAACATGGATTGGACTTGTGGGGGTTATTCTTGTCAGAGGTGTCCTGGCtattttgttcattctaaaTGTGCTACTAGAAGCGATGTGTGGAATGGGGAAGAACTCGAAGGAGTAcctgaagaaaaagaatatttagATCCATATGTGGTTATAGAAGACAACACAATACAACATTTCAGCCACCAAGAGCATTGGCTTAGGCTCCACGTTAATAGTGTTATATGGGAGGAAGAGAACAAGCG ATGGTGTAAGTCACGTTGTATGTATCCTTTCATGCTCAAGATGCTTGGAACCTCAGATTCATACGTTTGCTCTGCTGGTTGCCTATTTAACGTGCTAGTTCCCACCAGGCGAAGGGGATCGATAAAGAATGTGTGTTAA